In the Primulina eburnea isolate SZY01 chromosome 15, ASM2296580v1, whole genome shotgun sequence genome, GTATCAAAACCAAATTTGATAAAAATTGGGTACTGAATCCCAAGTTACCCAACTAAAAATATCTGACACAAATATATACAAGattaaaattaacattttactttaataaattaaatctgtgacgtaatataaaaaatgaaaaaataaaacctATGTTACCCTTACATCTGTAGCATAAGAGGAAACTGTAGACAATTGAAGGGAGTCCATTGGAGAGAAACCCTCCCACTTCTGCTCGATTTCTGAATTACCTGACCGTACGTATAATAGTTTCGAAGAGTGGGAATTCGTAGGGAAAACCGAAGCGGCAAGATGACAGAGGCGATGATAAGAAAGAAAGCTGGGATGGCGAGCGTGAAGGATATGCCTTTACTTCAGGACGGTCCTCCTCCGGGAGGGTTCGCACCGGTCCGATTTGCTCGGCGGATCCCCAGCAAAGGTCCTAGTGCAATGGCCATTTTCCTCGCCACTTTTGGTGCTTTCTCTTGGGGTATGTACCAGGTCGGTAAAGGCAACAAGATCCGCAG is a window encoding:
- the LOC140813676 gene encoding NADH dehydrogenase [ubiquinone] 1 alpha subcomplex subunit 13-B-like; this encodes MTEAMIRKKAGMASVKDMPLLQDGPPPGGFAPVRFARRIPSKGPSAMAIFLATFGAFSWGMYQVGKGNKIRRELKEEKYAARRAILPILQAEEDERFVNEWKKYLEEEARIMKNVPGWKVGESVYHSGKWMPPATGELRPDIW